In the Vibrio gigantis genome, one interval contains:
- a CDS encoding beta-N-acetylhexosaminidase, with protein MNYRIDLAVLSEQKNNCRFGLTVHNLSDLDVTDWSLHFAFDRFILQESLSQGELTQVGSFCSFKPSSSVLKANNHYYLEFSIQSAPFRFYSDGLNDAFIQTHHQGETSVLPVAISPIVLASPYRERNQIPEVNAAEVALIPQPNQIELQQGSFVLNSECKVEVQSHLADQAVSWFQQELLSTFELSLSKELSTEANSNILFRSNPTLDEAEYKLRITEQQIIVESGSQSGFTHAVASLIQLVQQQDAENFSVPCCKIADQPRFKYRGMMLDCARHFHSVEQVKRLINQLAHYKFNVFHWHLTDDEGWRIEIKSLPQLTEIGAWRGPDHALEPQYTHIAENYGGFYTQQQIREVIEYAEQRSITVIPEIDIPGHCRAAIKSLPDMLVEQADTTQYKSIQHYNDNVLNPGLSGTYQFLDAVIEEVAELFPSELIHMGADEVPPSVWTNSPAAQALMKEHQYQDSKDLQGHLFRYAENKLKQLGKRMVGWEEAQHGDKVSKETIIYSWLSEEAAVNCARQGFDVVLQPAQFTYLDMTQDYAPEEPGVDWAAVIPLEQAYTYEALAEISDTDPIRKRIRGIQCALWCEIVTNQKRMDYMVFPRISALAEGCWTHKDNRNWLDYLSRLKGHLPLLDRLNVEYRNPWKAE; from the coding sequence ATGAATTATCGCATCGACTTAGCTGTTCTTTCTGAACAAAAAAATAACTGCCGATTTGGCCTTACGGTACATAACTTAAGTGATCTTGACGTAACAGATTGGTCACTCCATTTTGCGTTTGACCGATTCATTCTTCAAGAGAGTCTGTCGCAGGGCGAGCTAACTCAAGTTGGAAGCTTTTGTTCGTTCAAACCAAGTTCGTCAGTGTTAAAGGCGAATAACCATTACTACCTTGAATTCAGCATTCAAAGCGCCCCATTCCGTTTCTATTCTGACGGTCTAAATGATGCCTTTATCCAAACGCATCACCAAGGCGAAACCTCAGTACTGCCAGTTGCGATATCACCCATTGTTCTGGCGTCACCATACCGTGAACGCAATCAGATACCTGAAGTGAATGCTGCTGAGGTTGCATTGATTCCTCAGCCGAACCAGATCGAACTTCAGCAAGGCAGCTTCGTACTAAACAGCGAATGCAAAGTTGAGGTTCAATCTCACCTTGCAGATCAAGCCGTATCTTGGTTTCAGCAAGAGTTACTTTCTACCTTTGAATTGTCTCTTTCAAAAGAGCTTTCAACTGAAGCAAACAGCAACATCCTATTTCGCAGCAACCCGACTTTAGACGAAGCCGAATACAAACTCCGCATTACTGAACAACAAATAATTGTTGAATCAGGCAGCCAATCTGGTTTTACACACGCCGTGGCAAGTCTGATTCAATTAGTTCAACAACAGGATGCCGAAAACTTCTCTGTGCCATGTTGCAAAATCGCCGACCAACCACGCTTCAAATACCGTGGCATGATGTTGGACTGCGCTCGTCACTTCCACTCCGTGGAACAAGTGAAGCGCTTAATCAACCAATTGGCGCACTACAAGTTCAACGTTTTTCATTGGCACCTAACTGATGATGAAGGTTGGAGAATCGAGATAAAGAGCCTACCTCAACTCACTGAAATCGGTGCTTGGCGTGGCCCTGACCATGCACTGGAGCCGCAATATACCCATATTGCTGAAAACTACGGTGGCTTCTACACACAGCAACAAATTCGCGAAGTTATTGAATACGCAGAGCAACGCAGCATCACGGTGATCCCTGAGATCGATATCCCTGGGCACTGCCGCGCCGCGATCAAATCACTGCCTGACATGTTGGTAGAGCAAGCGGACACCACTCAATATAAGAGTATTCAGCACTACAACGACAATGTATTAAACCCAGGTTTATCGGGTACTTATCAGTTCTTAGATGCGGTTATTGAAGAAGTCGCAGAACTCTTCCCGAGTGAATTGATTCACATGGGCGCAGACGAAGTGCCACCGAGCGTGTGGACCAATAGCCCTGCAGCTCAAGCGCTGATGAAAGAGCATCAGTATCAAGACAGCAAAGATCTACAAGGTCACCTGTTCCGCTATGCCGAGAACAAACTTAAGCAGCTAGGCAAACGCATGGTGGGCTGGGAAGAAGCACAGCACGGCGACAAGGTGAGCAAAGAGACCATCATCTACTCGTGGCTCAGCGAAGAAGCCGCTGTGAACTGTGCTCGCCAAGGCTTTGATGTGGTACTACAACCGGCACAATTTACTTATCTCGACATGACCCAAGATTATGCACCGGAAGAGCCGGGCGTAGATTGGGCTGCCGTTATCCCATTAGAACAAGCTTATACCTACGAAGCGCTTGCTGAGATATCCGACACCGACCCAATTCGTAAGCGGATCCGCGGAATTCAGTGTGCTCTATGGTGTGAGATCGTCACCAACCAAAAGCGTATGGATTACATGGTATTCCCAAGAATTAGCGCTTTAGCTGAAGGATGT
- a CDS encoding ABC transporter ATP-binding protein gives MSEPLISIRNLCVDYITESGDVRACNNVSFDIAPGEVFGLAGESGCGKSTVAFSLMRLHKPPAYISGGEVIFNGENILEYSDDRMQAFRWSEMSMVFQSAMNALNPVLPMEEQFCDVIMRHTNMTREQAKQRAEGLLEIVDIHPSRLSDYPHQFSGGMRQRLVIAIALALNPKLIIMDEPTTALDVVVQREILQKIYALKEEFGFSILFITHDLSLMVEFSDRIGIMYSGELIEVANSQDILENPYHPYTKGLGSSFPPLTGPKTKLAGIPGNPLNLLEIPEGCRFQARCDRVHETCTKVPTKLRSIDSGHLSNCHLYGDPIVQRKL, from the coding sequence ATGTCTGAACCACTAATTTCTATCCGCAACTTATGCGTGGATTACATCACAGAGTCTGGCGATGTTCGTGCGTGTAACAACGTAAGTTTCGACATCGCTCCAGGTGAAGTATTCGGCCTAGCTGGTGAATCTGGCTGTGGTAAATCAACGGTCGCTTTCTCTCTTATGCGTCTTCATAAGCCGCCCGCTTACATCAGTGGTGGTGAGGTTATTTTCAACGGTGAGAACATCCTTGAATACAGTGATGACCGTATGCAAGCGTTCCGTTGGAGTGAGATGTCGATGGTATTCCAGAGCGCGATGAACGCGCTCAACCCCGTCCTACCAATGGAAGAGCAGTTCTGTGACGTAATCATGCGTCACACCAACATGACTCGTGAGCAAGCTAAACAACGTGCTGAAGGTCTACTAGAAATCGTAGATATTCACCCGAGCCGATTGAGTGACTACCCTCACCAATTCTCTGGCGGCATGCGTCAGCGCTTAGTTATTGCTATCGCGTTGGCACTGAATCCAAAGCTGATCATCATGGATGAGCCGACAACCGCACTTGATGTGGTTGTGCAACGCGAAATCCTACAAAAGATTTATGCACTGAAAGAAGAGTTTGGCTTCTCGATTCTGTTCATCACCCATGACCTGTCATTGATGGTCGAGTTCTCTGACCGTATCGGCATCATGTACTCAGGTGAGCTAATCGAAGTGGCTAACTCTCAAGATATTCTAGAAAACCCTTACCACCCTTACACCAAAGGGCTGGGAAGTTCTTTCCCTCCACTGACAGGGCCAAAGACAAAACTAGCAGGTATTCCGGGCAACCCTCTGAACCTGTTAGAGATCCCTGAAGGGTGTCGTTTCCAAGCTCGTTGTGACCGTGTACATGAAACGTGTACCAAGGTACCAACCAAGCTGCGTTCTATCGACTCGGGACATTTGTCTAACTGCCACCTGTACGGTGACCCAATAGTACAAAGGAAGCTATAG
- a CDS encoding glycoside hydrolase family 9 protein, with amino-acid sequence MLLLTNHIGYESSAPKQAILQTKKTRLSSTTALLVCADNHITVGNFDVAKQGRVANWHQGQFFTIDFSSFTESGRYYLRFDNLRSEVFEIGSNLLMRHTFSDVLHYFKSQRCGGTFDKKDRQAQILGTDRYVDVHGGWYDASGDVSKYFSHLSYGNYLNPQQIPMVVWNMLKSVRLTSDNPDFPKFSMTRLTEEALFGADFLVRMQDAAGYFYMTVFDKWSKDINQRDICAYATQEGHKSEDLQAGYRQGAGVAIAALAAASELEVSGSYSSQTYLDTATKGYWHLKEYNLQYLNDGEENIIDEYCALLAANELYRVTQDEQYLSEARTWATRLISRQQSDDSFEHFWSANADGSRPYFHAAEAGLPVIALCEYINNETDSVLKEQARTVVEQACQFEINITDKVTNPFGYPRQYVKNVEGDKRDAFFVAQKNETGYWWQGENARLGSIATMAYLVQPHIQDSKLKKRLIQLSQNSLDWILGLNPYHMCMLDGHGHNNPDYLPQLGFFNAKGGICNGITAGFEDAQDIAFNPPAQKDDMLQNWRWGEQWIPHGAWFLLATAAQFNYLAQRKEQ; translated from the coding sequence ATGCTGTTATTGACCAACCATATTGGCTACGAATCTTCGGCTCCTAAGCAGGCGATCTTACAAACTAAGAAGACTCGTTTATCGAGTACGACTGCACTTTTAGTGTGTGCCGACAATCATATTACTGTGGGCAACTTTGATGTTGCAAAACAAGGCCGCGTAGCAAACTGGCATCAAGGACAATTCTTCACAATCGATTTCAGCTCATTCACTGAATCCGGTCGCTACTACCTACGCTTTGATAACCTACGTTCAGAAGTGTTTGAGATTGGCAGCAACCTATTAATGAGGCACACCTTTTCTGATGTGCTTCATTACTTCAAGTCACAACGTTGTGGCGGAACTTTTGACAAGAAAGATCGCCAAGCACAAATTCTGGGCACCGACAGATACGTCGATGTCCACGGTGGGTGGTACGACGCATCAGGCGATGTAAGCAAGTATTTTAGCCACTTGTCTTACGGCAACTACCTCAACCCACAACAAATTCCTATGGTTGTTTGGAACATGCTTAAGAGCGTACGCTTAACCAGCGACAATCCAGACTTCCCTAAATTCTCTATGACACGACTAACAGAAGAAGCGCTATTTGGAGCTGATTTTTTAGTACGTATGCAAGACGCGGCTGGATACTTCTACATGACAGTATTCGACAAGTGGAGCAAAGATATCAATCAACGCGACATCTGCGCGTATGCCACTCAAGAAGGCCATAAATCAGAAGATTTGCAAGCTGGCTACCGACAAGGTGCTGGTGTGGCTATTGCAGCACTTGCCGCAGCGTCTGAGCTTGAGGTTTCAGGCAGCTACTCTAGCCAAACCTATCTTGATACCGCAACCAAAGGTTACTGGCATCTTAAAGAATACAACCTGCAATACCTAAACGATGGTGAAGAGAACATCATTGATGAGTATTGCGCCCTACTCGCAGCCAATGAGTTGTACCGAGTAACACAAGACGAACAATACCTTTCAGAAGCAAGAACTTGGGCGACTCGTTTAATCTCTCGCCAACAGTCAGATGATTCATTTGAGCACTTCTGGTCAGCCAATGCTGATGGCTCTCGTCCATACTTCCACGCAGCGGAAGCTGGGTTACCAGTGATAGCCCTATGCGAATACATCAATAATGAAACTGACTCAGTTCTGAAAGAACAAGCTCGTACGGTTGTTGAGCAGGCATGTCAGTTTGAAATCAACATCACCGACAAAGTCACCAACCCATTTGGCTACCCAAGACAATACGTTAAGAATGTTGAGGGTGATAAGCGCGATGCTTTCTTCGTCGCTCAGAAGAACGAAACCGGCTACTGGTGGCAAGGCGAGAACGCACGTCTTGGTTCCATCGCAACCATGGCTTACCTCGTTCAGCCACACATTCAAGATAGCAAACTTAAAAAACGTTTGATCCAACTTTCGCAAAACAGCCTCGACTGGATCTTGGGCCTCAACCCTTACCACATGTGCATGCTTGATGGTCATGGTCATAACAACCCTGACTACTTACCGCAACTTGGTTTTTTCAATGCCAAAGGCGGTATCTGTAACGGCATTACCGCTGGCTTTGAAGATGCTCAAGACATTGCGTTTAATCCACCAGCACAAAAAGATGACATGCTTCAAAACTGGCGCTGGGGCGAACAATGGATCCCTCACGGTGCTTGGTTCCTATTAGCAACCGCTGCGCAATTCAATTACCTAGCACAACGTAAGGAGCAATAA
- a CDS encoding N-acetylglucosamine kinase, translating to MTLYYVGIDGGGTSCRARIRDDEGTLIGEAKSGSANILLGVDIAMSSIIDAITQAAQQGQLDSSHFSNMHVGLALAGAEQKSAWFDFMAQPHPFASMTLNTDAYGACIGAHNGQNGAIMIGGTGSCGIYLQDGEQHVVGGREFPISDQGGGAVMGLRLIQQVLLAEDGIRNKTPLTQHVMNHFGNDVDAIVEWSKGAIPKDYGQFSPVIFQLANEGDELAIEMLKQTAADIEMFVLALHRKGADKVCLMGSIAERILNWLSPPVQQWIVEPQFDAIEGALMFAGKPQHNLYQQA from the coding sequence ATGACGCTTTACTACGTAGGTATTGATGGTGGCGGCACCTCTTGTCGAGCTCGGATTCGCGATGACGAAGGCACACTCATTGGTGAAGCGAAAAGCGGCAGCGCTAACATCCTTTTGGGTGTTGATATTGCGATGAGCTCAATTATCGATGCTATTACTCAAGCGGCACAGCAAGGGCAACTCGATTCAAGTCATTTTTCAAACATGCATGTTGGTCTAGCGCTGGCTGGTGCTGAACAGAAGTCAGCATGGTTCGACTTCATGGCACAACCGCACCCTTTCGCCAGCATGACGTTAAACACCGACGCTTACGGTGCTTGCATTGGTGCTCACAATGGCCAAAACGGCGCCATCATGATCGGCGGAACAGGTTCATGTGGCATCTACCTACAAGATGGTGAGCAACATGTAGTTGGTGGCCGTGAGTTTCCAATTTCCGACCAAGGTGGCGGCGCGGTGATGGGGCTTCGCTTGATTCAACAAGTTCTGCTTGCAGAAGATGGCATTCGCAACAAGACACCACTGACTCAACACGTAATGAACCACTTTGGCAATGATGTTGATGCCATCGTCGAATGGTCCAAAGGCGCGATTCCAAAAGACTACGGTCAATTCTCGCCAGTGATTTTTCAACTCGCTAACGAAGGCGATGAGTTAGCTATCGAGATGCTCAAGCAAACCGCAGCTGACATCGAAATGTTTGTGCTAGCACTGCATCGCAAAGGTGCGGACAAGGTATGCCTAATGGGCAGTATCGCGGAGCGCATTCTCAACTGGCTATCACCTCCAGTACAACAATGGATCGTTGAACCTCAATTTGACGCTATCGAAGGCGCATTGATGTTTGCCGGTAAACCACAACACAACTTGTATCAACAGGCTTAG
- a CDS encoding ABC transporter ATP-binding protein — protein MSKDFGQLLVEGKNVVKDFPISSTTIQTPMMRAINDVSFKMYKSRGLAVVGESGSGKSTTAKMIAKMYAPSGGTIEYKGRDIQEISSRKDLMHYREGVQMVWQDPFGSLNPTHNIFHHIARPLLIHKKVTPGNKRELEERVYDLLEQVGLIPPKETAQKYPHQLSGGQRQRVNLARNIAVGAEVVLADEPTSMLDVSIRAGVLNLMEEMKFEKQMSLLYITHDIATARYIAEDLSVMYVGHMVEWGDTDDVIANPQHPYTQLLVSAVPDPKKSIHDQLAGNKGEIPLWTPVSAGCPFAGRCTHAMDKCKEQLPGVTQLADNHFVRCYLHES, from the coding sequence ATGAGCAAAGATTTCGGTCAATTATTGGTAGAAGGCAAGAATGTCGTAAAAGACTTTCCAATAAGCAGTACCACAATTCAAACCCCAATGATGCGTGCAATTAACGACGTGTCATTCAAGATGTACAAAAGCCGCGGCCTAGCAGTGGTTGGTGAGTCTGGTTCAGGCAAATCAACAACCGCAAAAATGATCGCAAAAATGTACGCACCTTCAGGCGGCACGATCGAATACAAAGGTCGTGATATCCAAGAGATCTCAAGCAGAAAAGATCTTATGCACTACCGTGAAGGCGTGCAGATGGTATGGCAAGACCCGTTTGGTTCTCTGAACCCAACGCACAATATCTTCCATCACATAGCTCGACCGCTGTTGATCCACAAAAAGGTGACTCCTGGCAACAAGAGAGAGCTAGAAGAGCGTGTATACGACCTTTTAGAGCAAGTGGGCTTAATCCCACCAAAAGAGACAGCACAAAAGTACCCCCACCAACTGTCTGGCGGCCAACGTCAGCGTGTAAATCTAGCCCGCAACATTGCGGTTGGTGCTGAGGTTGTATTGGCTGATGAACCAACATCAATGCTTGATGTATCGATTCGTGCTGGTGTTTTGAACTTGATGGAAGAGATGAAGTTTGAGAAGCAAATGTCTCTGCTTTACATCACTCACGATATCGCAACCGCTCGTTATATCGCTGAAGATCTTTCAGTGATGTACGTAGGTCACATGGTTGAATGGGGCGATACCGACGACGTTATTGCTAACCCTCAACACCCTTACACTCAACTACTGGTTTCTGCCGTTCCAGACCCTAAGAAGTCGATCCATGACCAATTGGCCGGCAACAAAGGTGAGATTCCACTTTGGACTCCAGTATCAGCCGGCTGCCCTTTTGCAGGCCGTTGTACTCACGCAATGGACAAGTGTAAAGAGCAACTACCAGGTGTTACTCAATTAGCCGATAACCACTTTGTTCGTTGTTACCTACACGAAAGCTAA